The genomic region TGGAAAATCTTTGTTCCTTAACACTTTAGAAGAAATTCTTGGTGGCAATAAAGAGCTTTTCAAGGGCTGCAAAATATATGAGAGCGACTATAACTGGCAAAAACACCCCGTCGTTTACTTAGACTTTTCAAAAATCGCAAATCATAGCCCCTGTGAGCTCAGAACTGCTTTACAGGTAAGACTGGACATTATCGCTAAAGAGCATGATATCTCGATTGTCAAAGCTGATATTCAAGTTGCATTGGATACTCTGGTTGTCGGTTTATCGAATAAGTATGGGAATAAGGTGGTAGTGCTCATTGATGAATATGATAAACCTATCATCGACCATCTAGAAGATCCTGATGTTGCCAGAAAGAATAGAGATCTTTTAAGAGACTTTTTTGGAACAATTAAGAGCTTAGACAAGTATTTAAAATTCACACTTATAACAGGTATTAGTAAATTTTCTCGGGTTTCACTTTTTTCTTCTCTCAATAATTTGAACGATATTACGATGGATCCCAATTACGCTGGAATAATGGGATATACCGAAGAAGAATTAAGAATAAATTTTCGAGATCACATTCAAAAAATTGCTCAAGGGAGGAGTCAACGGGAAAATTTGGTGTCAGAAGAAGAGGTTATAGACGAAGTTAAGAACTGGTACAATGGCTATAGATTTTCCGAAGAGAAACTTTGCGTTTACAACCCTTTTTCAACCCTTAAGTTTATGCAAAGAAAAAAGCCTAAAACGTATTGGTATAGCACTGGAACCCCTTCGTTTCTGGTCGATCAGCTCAAAAATCACCCCAAATCAATGATTTCAATTGATGGAACAACAGCAAGGGAAGATGAGCTTATGGATATCAGCTCCTTAGAGCATATCGACTTAAAAGCCTTAATGTACCAAGTTGGATATTTTACCATCAAAGACTATAATCCCATCTCAGATCGCTACCATTTAGGGCTTCCTAATGAAGAAGTGCGAACGGCTTTCATGAACTCTCTTGTTAAGCACTTTACAAATAACGTAGATGTGCAGTCTTCAGAAAGGTTCGTAAAAGCGCTAGAAAAGCATCATGTCGACATCCTCTTCAATCACATAAAGATAGGGTTTTCTAGCTTCGCATATCAAGTGTTTGCTGGGGCCAAAGAGCACACTTACCAAGCGATGCTTCTATCCATGCTGCATGGTATGGGGTTTGACCCGTTATCAGAACGGGCAACAAATACAGGGCGTATAGATGTTGTGCTAGAGATGCCAAAAACAACCTATATCCTTGAACTTAAGCTTAACGGTTCAATCGATGCAGCCCTTCAGCAGATTCACCAAAAGGAATACTTCAACCCTTACATCCGTAAGGGAAAAGAGATCGCAATTATAGGCGCTAATTTTTCCTCAGAGACACGAAATATATCTGGGTGGAAAGGTGAGCTTCTCTCTGAGTCTGGCGAAAAGCTCAAAGACCTGTCTCCTAAGGAATTGTAAAGAAAAGGAGTGATCCCCTTCCCTCCAAAAAGTGTGATTCACCAATAGTCAAGAAAACCTCCTCTGAATCCCTTAGGGCCTGTTAATAAATAAATTCTACAGTTTGACTCAGCGATACGCAGCAAAACTAAGCTGAATGAGGAGCATCATTCCCAATAGGGAAGGGTGACGAAGAAGCTTAGTTTGGCAAAGTCGCAGCCAGTCAACTTGTAACATTTATTTCTTGACGGGCCCTTAGCCCTAAATTTCTAGAGCAGAACCTAGTTCCTGACAGAGCAGATATCGTCTTCATCGATGGAGACCACAGCTATTCCCACGTTAAGTCTGACATCTTAGCTTGGT from Candidatus Neptunochlamydia vexilliferae harbors:
- a CDS encoding ATP-binding protein, with amino-acid sequence MKKLPIGVQSICEILEENQVYIDKTPFAKELIETGKHYFISRPRRFGKSLFLNTLEEILGGNKELFKGCKIYESDYNWQKHPVVYLDFSKIANHSPCELRTALQVRLDIIAKEHDISIVKADIQVALDTLVVGLSNKYGNKVVVLIDEYDKPIIDHLEDPDVARKNRDLLRDFFGTIKSLDKYLKFTLITGISKFSRVSLFSSLNNLNDITMDPNYAGIMGYTEEELRINFRDHIQKIAQGRSQRENLVSEEEVIDEVKNWYNGYRFSEEKLCVYNPFSTLKFMQRKKPKTYWYSTGTPSFLVDQLKNHPKSMISIDGTTAREDELMDISSLEHIDLKALMYQVGYFTIKDYNPISDRYHLGLPNEEVRTAFMNSLVKHFTNNVDVQSSERFVKALEKHHVDILFNHIKIGFSSFAYQVFAGAKEHTYQAMLLSMLHGMGFDPLSERATNTGRIDVVLEMPKTTYILELKLNGSIDAALQQIHQKEYFNPYIRKGKEIAIIGANFSSETRNISGWKGELLSESGEKLKDLSPKEL